Proteins from a genomic interval of Helicobacter pylori Shi112:
- the tig gene encoding trigger factor, producing MNLEVKKIDTANARLNAKPSVENLEKRYDKIAQKIAQKVKIDGFRRGKVPLNLVKTRYQAQIEQDAQEEMIQEVLKNALKELGIENKDLIGSPNFTKFEKKDTHFEIEADIGLKPTIVLDKIKECVPSVGVEIPNEEKIDERLKQLAKDYAKFVDTDAQRKAQNDDKLTIDFEGFIDNAPFEGGKAENFSLILGNKQMLEDFEKALLGMQAGEEKEFPLTFPSEYHAEHLAGKEALFKVKLHQIQAREVLEINDELAKIVLANEENATLKLLKERVEGQLFLENKARLYNEELKERLIENLDGKIVFDLPKTIIEQEMDLLFRNALYSMQAEEVKSLQESQEKAKEKRESFRNDATKSVKITFIIDALAKEEKIGVHDNEVFQTLYYEAMMTGQNPENLIEQYRKNNMLAAVKMAMIEDRVLTYLLDKNLPKEQQEILEKMRPNAQKTQVG from the coding sequence ATGAATCTTGAAGTGAAAAAGATTGACACCGCTAACGCCCGTTTGAACGCTAAACCTTCCGTTGAAAATTTAGAAAAGCGTTATGATAAAATCGCTCAAAAAATCGCCCAAAAAGTTAAAATTGATGGCTTTAGAAGAGGTAAAGTCCCCCTTAATTTAGTGAAAACCCGTTATCAAGCCCAAATTGAACAAGACGCTCAAGAAGAAATGATTCAAGAGGTTTTAAAAAACGCTCTTAAAGAATTAGGGATTGAGAATAAGGATCTAATCGGTAGCCCCAACTTCACTAAATTTGAAAAAAAAGACACGCATTTTGAAATAGAAGCGGACATCGGCTTAAAACCCACGATTGTTTTAGACAAGATCAAAGAGTGCGTGCCTAGCGTGGGAGTGGAAATTCCAAATGAAGAAAAAATTGATGAGCGTTTGAAACAGCTCGCTAAAGACTATGCGAAATTTGTGGATACTGACGCTCAAAGAAAAGCTCAAAACGACGATAAATTAACGATTGATTTTGAAGGCTTTATAGATAATGCGCCTTTTGAAGGGGGCAAGGCTGAGAATTTCAGTTTGATTTTAGGCAATAAGCAAATGCTAGAAGATTTTGAAAAGGCTCTTTTAGGCATGCAAGCGGGCGAAGAAAAAGAATTCCCTTTGACTTTCCCTAGCGAATACCACGCAGAGCATTTGGCCGGCAAAGAAGCCCTTTTTAAAGTGAAATTACACCAGATTCAAGCGCGTGAAGTGTTAGAAATCAATGACGAACTCGCTAAAATCGTGCTGGCTAATGAAGAGAATGCGACTTTAAAGCTTTTAAAAGAAAGGGTTGAAGGGCAGTTGTTTTTAGAAAATAAAGCCAGGCTCTATAATGAAGAGTTGAAAGAAAGATTGATTGAAAATTTAGATGGAAAGATTGTTTTTGATTTGCCTAAAACGATCATAGAGCAAGAAATGGATTTGTTGTTTAGGAACGCTCTTTATTCCATGCAAGCTGAGGAAGTCAAATCCTTACAAGAAAGTCAAGAAAAAGCCAAAGAAAAGCGTGAAAGCTTTAGGAATGATGCGACAAAAAGCGTGAAAATCACTTTTATCATTGACGCTTTAGCGAAGGAAGAAAAAATTGGCGTGCATGACAATGAAGTCTTTCAAACTTTGTATTATGAAGCGATGATGACAGGGCAAAACCCAGAAAATCTCATTGAACAATACCGCAAAAACAACATGTTAGCGGCGGTGAAAATGGCGATGATTGAAGATAGGGTGCTGACTTATTTGTTGGATAAAAACCTGCCTAAAGAACAACAAGAAATTTTAGAGAAAATGAGGCCCAACGCTCAAAAAACTCAAGTGGGTTAA
- the clpP gene encoding ATP-dependent Clp endopeptidase proteolytic subunit ClpP: MGYIPYVIENTDRGERSYDIYSRLLKDRIVLLSGEINDSVASSIVAQLLFLEAEDPEKDIGLYINSPGGVITSGLSIYDTMNFIRPDVSTICIGQAASMGAFLLSCGAKGKRFSLPHSRIMIHQPLGGAQGQASDIEIISNEILRLKGLMNSILAQNSGQSLEQIAKDTDRDFYMSAKEAKEYGLIDKVLEKNVK, translated from the coding sequence ATGGGATACATTCCTTATGTAATAGAGAATACCGATCGTGGGGAGCGTAGCTATGATATTTACTCGCGTCTTTTAAAGGATCGCATTGTTTTATTGAGCGGTGAGATCAATGATAGCGTGGCGTCTTCTATCGTGGCCCAACTCTTGTTTTTGGAAGCTGAAGACCCTGAAAAGGACATTGGCTTGTATATCAATTCTCCCGGTGGGGTGATAACAAGCGGTCTTAGCATTTATGACACCATGAATTTTATCCGCCCTGATGTTTCCACGATTTGCATCGGTCAAGCGGCTTCTATGGGGGCGTTTTTACTGAGCTGTGGGGCTAAGGGCAAGCGCTTTTCACTACCCCATTCAAGGATTATGATCCATCAGCCTTTAGGGGGGGCTCAAGGGCAAGCGAGCGATATTGAAATCATTTCTAATGAGATTCTCAGGCTTAAAGGTTTGATGAATTCTATTCTGGCTCAAAACTCAGGGCAGAGTTTGGAGCAAATCGCTAAAGACACGGATAGGGATTTTTATATGAGCGCTAAAGAAGCTAAAGAGTATGGCTTGATTGATAAAGTGTTAGAAAAAAATGTGAAGTGA
- the def gene encoding peptide deformylase, which yields MALLEIIHYPSKILRTISKEVVSFDSKLHQQLDNMHETMIASEGIGLAAIQVGLPLRMLIINLPREDGVQHKEDCLEIINPKFIETKGTIMYKEGCLSVPGFYEEVERFEKVKIEYQNRFAEVKVLEASELLAVAIQHEIDHLNGVLFVDKLSILKRKKFEKELKELNKNPKNKS from the coding sequence ATGGCGTTATTAGAGATTATCCATTACCCTTCTAAAATCTTAAGAACGATTTCTAAAGAGGTCGTTTCTTTTGATTCAAAACTCCACCAACAACTAGACAACATGCATGAGACTATGATTGCTAGTGAGGGGATAGGGTTAGCCGCTATTCAAGTGGGTTTGCCTTTAAGAATGCTCATTATCAATCTCCCACGAGAAGATGGCGTGCAACACAAAGAAGACTGCTTAGAAATCATTAACCCTAAGTTTATAGAAACTAAAGGGACGATAATGTATAAAGAGGGGTGCTTGTCTGTTCCGGGGTTTTATGAAGAAGTGGAGCGCTTTGAAAAGGTTAAGATAGAATACCAAAACCGCTTCGCTGAAGTGAAAGTTTTAGAAGCGAGCGAGCTTTTAGCGGTAGCCATCCAGCATGAAATAGATCACCTTAATGGCGTGTTATTCGTGGATAAATTGTCCATTTTGAAGCGTAAGAAATTTGAAAAAGAATTAAAAGAATTAAATAAAAATCCCAAAAACAAGTCCTAA
- a CDS encoding YifB family Mg chelatase-like AAA ATPase produces MINTIFCATMQRGVAEIVAVEATFTRALPAFVISGLANSSIQEARQRVQSALQNNDFTFPPLKITINLSPSDLPKSGSHFDLPIALLIALQKQELAFKEWFAFGELGLDGKIKPNPNIFPMLLDIAIKHPHAKVIAPKANEEPFSLIPNLQCFFVEHFKEALEILQNPEIKADTHTKKLPFKTIELNDKEYYFSDAYALDFKEVKGQAVAKEAALIASAGFHNLILEGSPGCGKSMIINRMRYILPPLSLNEILEATKLRILSEQDSAYYPLRSFRNPHQSASKSSILGSSSLKEPKPGEIALAHNGMLFFDELPHFKKDILEALREPLENNKLVISRVHSKIEYETSFLFVGAQNPCLCGNLLSTTKACRCQDREITQYKNRLSEPFLDRIDLFVQMEEGNYKDTPSHSWTSKEMHQLVLLAFKQQKLRKQSAFNGKLNEEQIERFCPLNAEVQKLLEQAIERFNLSMRSVNKVKKVARTIADLNACENIEKSHMLKALSFRKIS; encoded by the coding sequence ATGATTAACACGATATTTTGTGCAACCATGCAAAGGGGAGTGGCAGAAATCGTGGCTGTGGAGGCAACTTTCACAAGGGCTTTGCCGGCGTTTGTGATTTCAGGCCTGGCTAATAGCTCTATCCAAGAAGCCAGACAGCGGGTCCAATCGGCTTTACAAAATAACGATTTCACTTTCCCGCCTTTAAAAATCACCATCAACCTTTCCCCTTCAGATTTGCCTAAATCCGGGAGCCATTTTGATTTGCCTATCGCTCTTTTAATCGCTTTGCAAAAACAAGAGTTGGCTTTTAAAGAGTGGTTTGCTTTTGGGGAGTTAGGGCTTGATGGCAAGATCAAACCCAATCCTAACATTTTCCCCATGCTTTTAGACATTGCCATCAAACACCCCCATGCTAAAGTCATTGCACCTAAGGCCAATGAAGAGCCTTTTTCGCTCATCCCTAATTTGCAATGCTTTTTTGTGGAGCATTTTAAAGAAGCTTTAGAAATCTTGCAAAACCCTGAAATCAAAGCAGACACCCACACGAAAAAACTACCCTTTAAAACGATAGAATTGAACGATAAAGAGTATTATTTTTCAGACGCCTATGCCTTAGATTTTAAAGAAGTTAAGGGGCAAGCTGTCGCTAAAGAAGCCGCTTTGATCGCTAGCGCTGGGTTTCATAACTTGATTTTAGAGGGAAGTCCAGGGTGTGGGAAAAGCATGATCATCAATCGCATGCGTTATATCTTGCCTCCATTAAGCCTGAATGAAATCCTAGAAGCGACGAAATTACGCATTTTAAGCGAGCAAGACAGCGCCTATTACCCCTTAAGGAGTTTTAGAAACCCTCACCAAAGCGCTTCAAAATCCAGCATTTTAGGCTCAAGCTCTCTAAAAGAGCCAAAACCTGGCGAAATCGCGCTAGCGCATAACGGCATGCTCTTTTTTGATGAATTGCCTCATTTTAAAAAGGATATTTTGGAAGCTTTAAGAGAGCCTTTAGAAAACAATAAATTGGTGATCTCAAGAGTGCATAGCAAGATTGAATACGAAACCTCTTTTTTATTTGTGGGGGCTCAAAACCCTTGCTTGTGCGGGAATTTACTCAGCACAACCAAAGCATGCCGTTGCCAAGATAGAGAAATCACGCAGTATAAAAACCGCTTGAGCGAGCCTTTTTTGGACAGGATTGATTTGTTTGTGCAAATGGAAGAGGGGAATTATAAAGACACGCCGTCGCATTCTTGGACTTCAAAAGAGATGCATCAATTAGTATTGTTAGCTTTCAAACAGCAAAAATTAAGGAAACAGAGTGCTTTTAATGGTAAGCTTAATGAAGAGCAGATAGAACGATTTTGCCCTTTAAACGCTGAAGTGCAAAAGTTGTTAGAGCAGGCGATTGAAAGGTTTAATCTGTCCATGCGCTCTGTTAATAAGGTCAAAAAAGTCGCTAGGACGATTGCGGATTTAAACGCTTGCGAGAATATAGAAAAATCTCACATGCTTAAAGCGCTGAGTTTTAGAAAGATTTCTTAA
- a CDS encoding heavy metal translocating P-type ATPase, which produces MQEYHIHNLDCPDCASKLERDLNKLDCVKKAQINFSTSKLFLDTSDFEKVKAFIKQNEPHLSLSFKEATEKPLSFTPLIMTIIVFLGAILILHLDPSPFIEKAMFFVLALVYLISGKDVILGAFRGLRKGQFFDENALMLIATIAAFCVGAYEESVSIMVFYSAGEFLQKLAISRSKKSLKALVDVAPNLAYLKKGDALVSVAPEDLKVNDIVVVKVGEKVPVDGVVIKGESLLDERALSGESMPVNVSERSKVLGGSLNLKAVLEIKVEKMYRDSSIAKVVDLVQQATNEKSETEKFITKFSRYYTPSVLFIALMIAILPPLFSMGSFDEWIYRGLVALMVSCPCALVISVPLGYFGGVGAASRKGILMKGVHVLEVLTQAKSIAFDKTGTLTKGVFKVIDIVPQNGHSKEEVLHYASCSQLLSTHPIALSIQKACEEMLKGDKHQHDIKNYEEVSGMGVKAQCNTDLIIAGNEKMLDQFNIAHSPSPENGTIVHVAFNQTYVGYIVISDEIKDDAIECLRDLKEQGIENFCILSGDRKSATESIAQTLGCEYYASLLPEEKTSVFKTFKERYKAPAIFVGDGINDAPTLASADVGIGMGKGSELSKQSADIVITNDSLSSLVKVLAIAKKTKSIIWQNILFALGIKAVFIVLGLMGVASLWEAVFGDVGVTLLALANSMRAMRA; this is translated from the coding sequence ATGCAAGAATACCACATTCATAATTTGGATTGCCCTGATTGCGCGTCTAAATTAGAAAGGGATTTAAACAAACTAGATTGTGTGAAAAAAGCTCAAATCAATTTCAGCACCAGTAAGTTGTTTTTGGATACGAGCGATTTTGAAAAAGTTAAGGCTTTCATCAAGCAAAATGAACCGCATTTGAGCCTGTCTTTTAAAGAGGCCACAGAAAAGCCCTTGAGTTTTACGCCACTCATTATGACGATCATTGTCTTTTTAGGCGCGATTTTAATCTTACACCTAGATCCTAGCCCTTTTATTGAAAAGGCTATGTTTTTCGTGTTGGCTTTAGTGTATCTCATAAGCGGTAAAGATGTGATTTTAGGGGCGTTTCGTGGGCTTAGAAAAGGGCAATTTTTTGATGAAAACGCTTTGATGCTCATTGCGACTATTGCGGCTTTTTGCGTGGGGGCTTATGAAGAGAGCGTGTCTATTATGGTGTTTTATTCAGCGGGCGAATTTTTGCAAAAACTCGCTATCTCTCGCTCTAAAAAATCCCTTAAGGCTTTAGTGGATGTCGCTCCTAATTTGGCTTATTTGAAAAAGGGCGATGCGCTAGTGAGTGTTGCACCTGAAGATTTAAAAGTCAATGACATTGTGGTGGTGAAAGTTGGCGAAAAAGTGCCTGTGGATGGCGTGGTGATCAAGGGCGAAAGTTTGCTAGATGAAAGGGCGTTGAGCGGGGAGTCTATGCCTGTTAATGTCAGCGAACGCTCTAAAGTTTTAGGGGGGAGCTTGAATTTAAAAGCGGTCCTTGAAATTAAAGTAGAAAAAATGTATAGAGATTCTTCTATCGCTAAAGTGGTGGATTTGGTCCAACAAGCCACGAATGAAAAGAGCGAAACCGAGAAATTCATCACTAAATTTTCACGCTACTACACCCCAAGCGTTTTATTCATTGCACTAATGATCGCTATATTACCGCCCTTGTTTTCTATGGGGAGCTTTGATGAGTGGATTTATAGGGGGCTTGTGGCTTTAATGGTGAGCTGTCCTTGCGCGTTAGTGATCTCTGTGCCTTTAGGGTATTTTGGGGGCGTGGGAGCGGCGAGCAGAAAGGGTATTTTAATGAAAGGCGTGCATGTTTTAGAGGTGCTTACCCAAGCTAAAAGCATCGCTTTTGATAAAACCGGCACTTTGACTAAAGGCGTTTTTAAAGTGATAGATATTGTGCCGCAAAACGGGCATTCTAAAGAAGAAGTTTTGCATTACGCTTCTTGTTCGCAGCTTTTATCCACGCACCCGATCGCTTTATCCATTCAAAAAGCATGCGAAGAAATGTTAAAGGGCGATAAGCACCAGCATGACATTAAAAATTACGAAGAAGTGAGCGGAATGGGGGTTAAAGCGCAATGCAATACGGATTTAATCATCGCAGGGAATGAAAAAATGCTAGATCAATTCAATATCGCGCACAGCCCTTCCCCAGAAAACGGCACGATCGTGCATGTGGCTTTCAATCAAACTTATGTGGGCTATATCGTCATTAGCGATGAGATTAAAGATGACGCCATAGAGTGCTTAAGGGATTTAAAAGAGCAAGGGATAGAGAATTTTTGCATTTTGAGCGGGGACAGAAAAAGCGCGACTGAGAGCATCGCTCAAACTCTAGGCTGTGAATATTATGCGAGCTTGTTGCCTGAAGAAAAAACGAGCGTGTTTAAAACTTTTAAAGAACGCTATAAGGCCCCGGCGATTTTTGTAGGCGATGGCATCAATGACGCTCCGACTTTAGCGAGCGCTGATGTGGGGATTGGCATGGGGAAAGGATCAGAATTGAGCAAGCAAAGCGCAGACATTGTGATCACTAATGACTCCTTAAGCTCTTTAGTGAAAGTTTTAGCGATCGCTAAAAAAACTAAAAGCATTATTTGGCAAAATATCTTGTTCGCTTTGGGGATTAAAGCCGTTTTTATCGTGCTAGGGCTTATGGGGGTAGCGAGCTTGTGGGAAGCGGTCTTTGGCGATGTGGGGGTTACGCTTTTAGCCTTAGCCAACTCCATGCGCGCGATGAGGGCTTAA
- a CDS encoding restriction endonuclease subunit S — protein MHKIERLLQTLAPKGVEFRKLGEVCEIIRGKRVTKKEILDKGKYPVVSGGIGFMGYLNEYNREENTITIAQYGTAGFVNWQNQKFWANDVCFSVIPKETLINRYLYYVLTNMQNYLYSISNRSAIPYSISSNNIMQITIPIPPLEIQQEIVKILDAFTELNTELNTELKARKKQYQYYQNMLLDFNNINQNHKDAKIKTYPKRLKTLLQTLAPKGVEFRKLGEVLEYDQPNKYCVTSKEFDKSYPTPVLTAGKTFILGYTNEKDNIYQASKSYPVIIFDDFTTATQWVDFPFKVKSSAMKILLPKNPTINIRFIFFYMQTIPYNISGEHTRQWISRYSKITIPIPPLEIQQEIVKILDQFLALTTDLLAGIPAEIEARKKQYEYYREKLLTFKPLTPHKEVKKC, from the coding sequence ATGCATAAAATAGAGCGCTTACTCCAAACCTTAGCGCCTAAGGGGGTGGAGTTTAGGAAATTGGGGGAGGTGTGTGAAATAATTAGGGGTAAAAGGGTTACAAAAAAAGAAATATTAGATAAAGGAAAATATCCCGTTGTATCTGGTGGAATAGGATTTATGGGATATTTAAATGAATATAACAGAGAGGAAAATACAATCACTATAGCTCAATATGGAACTGCCGGATTTGTCAATTGGCAAAATCAAAAGTTTTGGGCAAATGATGTTTGTTTTTCTGTTATTCCAAAAGAAACCCTAATCAATAGATACCTTTATTATGTATTAACAAACATGCAAAATTATTTATATTCTATTTCAAATAGAAGCGCTATACCTTATAGCATTTCTAGTAATAACATTATGCAAATAACAATCCCCATCCCACCCCTAGAAATCCAACAAGAGATCGTTAAGATTTTGGACGCTTTCACAGAATTAAACACAGAATTAAACACAGAATTAAAAGCGCGAAAAAAGCAATACCAGTATTACCAAAACATGCTTTTAGACTTTAATAACATCAATCAAAACCATAAAGATGCAAAAATTAAAACCTACCCTAAACGCTTAAAAACCTTACTTCAAACCTTAGCGCCTAAGGGGGTGGAGTTTAGGAAATTGGGGGAGGTGCTAGAGTATGATCAACCCAATAAATATTGCGTAACGAGTAAAGAATTTGATAAAAGTTATCCTACTCCCGTTTTAACCGCAGGAAAAACCTTTATTTTAGGTTATACAAACGAAAAAGACAATATTTATCAAGCGAGTAAAAGCTATCCGGTTATCATCTTTGATGATTTCACAACAGCGACCCAATGGGTTGATTTCCCTTTCAAAGTAAAATCAAGCGCCATGAAAATCTTACTCCCCAAAAATCCTACAATTAACATCAGATTTATCTTTTTTTACATGCAAACTATTCCCTATAATATCAGTGGGGAACATACAAGGCAGTGGATTTCTCGCTATTCAAAAATAACAATCCCCATCCCACCCCTAGAAATCCAACAAGAGATCGTTAAGATTTTGGATCAATTCTTGGCTCTAACCACCGATTTATTAGCCGGTATCCCAGCTGAAATAGAAGCGAGAAAAAAGCAATACGAATATTACAGAGAAAAACTATTGACCTTCAAACCACTAACCCCCCACAAAGAAGTTAAAAAATGCTAA
- the hofF gene encoding outer membrane beta-barrel protein HofF, whose protein sequence is MNYKVASAKNIATLLFLFSYQSQAFDLGKIAKIKAGAESFSKVGFNNKPINTNKGLYPTETFMTVMAYMQVDFTELLPKSATANGHHLDGSLGGWGGAVIYDSTKDFINEVTGKPYGAMTWNYVGYWGGLVGQKPWASCGLATGNLTQGQYDKMTQAQMTQLSNQEALEASTCAKSYADHTRNYVIYNAYLRYNYKDIFQIRGGRYESPADYMSGYNQGLDMTLNLGNFKFWWFSSFGRGFAYNEWLYNFYSPKTYTLKNGQTINPGVHAFYIIWNYKGWSIQPFVYFSPFNEYDPNFTITYDSNPTFTGLGFRSQTDVTVLNPFYAKRFWDTYQFGMPAGKNAHSLMIKQKFEWNEYNFGFGIYKSFGNANWMIGYHGNRLGFDFWTNTVYANTLNSLSYMMDANAFTVFAFGGGVHRKLLWGLLGRLTYGPRANEQVLSLNLGYKFTKNFSADIKFEYYNVLMHQGYKMGWNGPKLDSQPATDQDRSHIFTEIVWKL, encoded by the coding sequence ATGAACTATAAAGTTGCATCTGCTAAAAATATCGCAACGCTTCTTTTTTTATTCTCTTATCAAAGTCAAGCTTTTGATTTGGGTAAAATCGCTAAAATTAAAGCGGGTGCTGAAAGTTTCTCTAAAGTCGGTTTCAATAACAAACCTATCAACACTAATAAAGGGCTTTACCCTACCGAAACCTTTATGACGGTTATGGCTTACATGCAAGTAGATTTTACGGAACTCTTGCCCAAAAGCGCTACGGCTAACGGGCATCATTTAGACGGGAGTCTTGGGGGTTGGGGGGGTGCTGTTATTTATGATAGCACTAAGGATTTCATTAACGAAGTTACAGGAAAACCCTATGGGGCTATGACATGGAACTATGTGGGCTATTGGGGCGGTCTTGTAGGGCAAAAACCATGGGCTAGTTGCGGGTTAGCCACAGGGAATTTGACCCAAGGCCAATACGATAAGATGACTCAAGCCCAAATGACACAATTGTCCAATCAAGAGGCTTTAGAGGCTTCCACTTGCGCAAAATCTTATGCCGATCACACCAGAAACTATGTGATTTATAACGCTTACTTGCGCTACAACTACAAAGATATTTTTCAAATTAGGGGCGGAAGATACGAATCCCCAGCGGATTATATGAGTGGTTACAACCAAGGCTTGGACATGACCTTAAACTTAGGGAATTTCAAATTCTGGTGGTTTAGCTCTTTTGGTCGTGGTTTTGCCTATAATGAGTGGCTTTATAATTTCTATTCGCCTAAAACCTACACTCTTAAAAACGGGCAAACCATAAACCCTGGGGTGCATGCCTTTTATATCATTTGGAATTACAAGGGTTGGAGCATTCAGCCTTTTGTCTATTTTTCACCCTTTAACGAATACGACCCTAACTTCACGATCACTTATGATAGTAACCCCACTTTTACCGGATTAGGGTTTCGCTCTCAAACAGATGTTACCGTGCTTAATCCTTTTTATGCTAAAAGATTTTGGGACACCTATCAATTTGGCATGCCAGCCGGTAAGAATGCACACAGCTTGATGATCAAACAAAAGTTTGAATGGAATGAATACAATTTTGGTTTTGGGATTTATAAATCCTTTGGGAACGCTAACTGGATGATAGGCTACCATGGTAACCGCTTAGGCTTTGACTTTTGGACGAACACCGTTTATGCAAACACCCTTAACTCTTTGTCTTACATGATGGATGCGAACGCTTTTACCGTGTTTGCCTTTGGCGGTGGGGTGCATAGGAAACTCCTTTGGGGCTTATTGGGGCGTTTGACCTATGGGCCTAGGGCGAACGAACAAGTCCTATCGCTCAACTTGGGCTATAAATTCACTAAAAATTTCTCGGCCGACATCAAATTTGAATATTATAATGTGTTGATGCATCAAGGCTATAAAATGGGGTGGAACGGGCCAAAATTGGACAGCCAGCCTGCAACCGATCAAGATAGGAGCCATATTTTCACCGAGATAGTGTGGAAGCTTTAA
- a CDS encoding ABC transporter permease: MPNRSLIFFLIKRYLRFDKSQPFISITALLAFFGVAVGVMVLIVAMAIMNGMSKEFEKKLFVMNYPLTLYTTSPYGISEEVVQALEKKFPNLLFSPYLQTQSLIKSAHSMNGGVVFGVDFSKERRINEVLNDALKNTNENDLFKNPFNLIVGKSLRYSLNLDLNQKADLFFTELEPTGLTLSPIMKRFTIKGDFDSGLKSYDMSYMYSSLQAISAIRRLPLGLYDGVHVYSKTPMKDIEILRNALKTINHHGIGIEGWWQQNGNFFSAMELEKRALFIVLMLIILMASLNIISSLLMVVMNRRKEIALLFSMGSSQKEIQKTFFYLGNIIGLGGVALGVILAFLSMYLLSVFPIISLPADVYGINTLPLDLSLMDFMLTLIGSIIIVALSSYYPSKKASHIDALSVLRNE, from the coding sequence TTGCCAAATAGATCGTTGATTTTTTTCCTTATCAAGCGTTATTTGCGTTTTGATAAAAGCCAGCCTTTTATTAGCATCACCGCCCTTTTGGCTTTTTTTGGAGTGGCGGTTGGCGTGATGGTTTTAATTGTGGCTATGGCGATCATGAACGGCATGAGTAAGGAATTTGAAAAAAAGCTTTTTGTGATGAACTACCCCTTAACGCTCTATACCACAAGCCCTTATGGGATCAGCGAAGAAGTGGTTCAAGCTTTAGAAAAAAAGTTCCCTAATTTGCTTTTTAGCCCCTATTTGCAAACTCAAAGCCTGATTAAAAGCGCTCATTCCATGAATGGTGGCGTGGTGTTTGGGGTTGATTTTTCTAAAGAAAGGCGCATCAATGAAGTTTTAAACGACGCTTTAAAAAACACCAATGAAAACGATCTTTTTAAAAACCCTTTTAATTTGATCGTGGGGAAAAGCTTGAGATACAGCTTGAATTTAGATCTCAATCAAAAAGCCGATTTGTTTTTCACCGAATTAGAGCCAACAGGCCTCACGCTCTCCCCTATCATGAAGCGTTTTACTATCAAAGGCGATTTTGATTCAGGGCTAAAATCTTATGACATGAGCTACATGTATTCTAGCCTTCAAGCCATAAGCGCGATCAGGAGATTGCCCTTAGGGCTTTATGATGGGGTGCATGTCTATTCTAAAACGCCCATGAAGGATATTGAAATTTTGCGCAACGCTTTAAAAACCATCAACCACCATGGCATAGGCATTGAAGGGTGGTGGCAACAAAACGGGAATTTTTTCTCGGCTATGGAATTAGAAAAAAGAGCGTTATTCATTGTGCTCATGCTCATTATTTTAATGGCGTCTTTAAATATCATCAGCTCGCTTTTAATGGTGGTGATGAACAGGCGTAAAGAAATCGCTCTACTCTTTAGCATGGGGAGCAGCCAAAAAGAAATCCAAAAAACCTTTTTTTATTTGGGCAATATCATTGGTTTAGGCGGTGTGGCGCTTGGGGTGATTTTAGCGTTTTTAAGCATGTATCTTTTAAGCGTGTTCCCTATCATCTCGCTCCCAGCAGATGTTTATGGTATTAACACCTTGCCTTTGGATCTGTCTTTAATGGATTTTATGCTCACTCTAATAGGCTCTATCATTATCGTAGCCCTTTCTTCTTATTACCCGTCTAAAAAAGCTTCTCATATTGACGCTTTAAGCGTGTTAAGGAATGAATAA